The Pseudomonas multiresinivorans DNA window ACAGGGCATGCCAATAGCATTCACGTCCAGGACCACCCGAGTACTGCAACCCCAGATGAAGCAAGTAACTGTTCCACGACCGGTTCCCCGCCTGAGCCTTCAGTTCTCATTTCCACACCCCTGCCCCCACACCGGATACCGCAGCGTATGCCGCTGCCCGGCGCTGTCCTCGTAGATCATCTCCACCTCGCGAATCCCGCAGAAATCCAGCTCTGGTGCCTGCACCACGCGCTTGATGTCGAGTTTCTGGCCGAAGTGATAGTCCTCAACTGGTGGTGCGTCCTGCGCGGCGAGGGCCGCGCAGGAGGTGAAGAGGCAAGCCACGGCGAGCAATCGCTTCATGGCCGCTCTCCCGAGGAAGTGGTACGCGGCATCGGGGCGCCAGTCATGCTCGGAAGCACTTCATCGCGACGAATGAGCCCGTGGAACAGCGCGGCGGCGAGGTGCACGAGGATGGTCGCCAGCAAGGCGTAGGCGATAACGCTGTGAGCGCTGCGCAGGATGGCGTGGAGCTGCACCGAGGGCGCGACCAGCGCCGGTAGTTCGAAGCCGCCCCACAGCACCACCGGGTAACCACCGGCCGATTGCATGGTCCAGCCCACCAGCGGCTGGGCCAGCAGCAGGCCATAGAGCGCGAGATGCGAGAGATGCGCGGCGCTGCGTTGCCAGCCGGGCATGTCGCTGGGCAGCGCGGGGATGCGATGGGTCAGGCGCACGAGGATGCGCAACAGCACCAGCACCAGCAGCGCGGCGCCCAGGGGTTTGTGGATGGCGACCAGCGCAGCATGGCGCGGAGAGACACTGGCGACCATGCCCAGGCCGATCAGCAGCATGGCGAGTACCAGCACCGCCATGAGCCAGTGCAGCACGCGCAGGGAGAGCGGGAAGTAAGTCGGTTTCATCAGTGGGTCTCCTGGGCCTGCTCACGGGTGCGGCGGTTGAAGGATTCCGAGTAGGCGGCCGAGCGCGCGCTGAGCAGCGGGTCGTCGGAAGCGCGGATGCCGTCGGGGAGGATCAGCGGGTCGTAGTTGACGTCGCGGCAGTCGCCGCCGATTTCCGGCTGCAGGCGCTCGATCACCAGTTCGCCGGCATCCACCGTGCGGCGGCCGGCAGGCCAGGCCTGGGTGGCGTCGCTGGTGCTGTCGCCGGGCTCGCCGAGGGTGAATTGCAGGCGCCAGCGCAACGGGCCGGCGGCAATGCGCTGGGCCAGTTCGTCGGCTAGGAAGTCGGCGTCGCCGCGCTTTTCGGCGGCCAGCGGTTCGACCGGCGCTTCAGGCTGCACGGACCAGCGCACGGGCTGCTCCTTGCCGTCCTTGTTCACCAGGTAGAAGGCGTTGAGGCCGTAGTAGGCGCTGTTGGCGTAGCTGGAAGATGGCGTGGAGGATTTCACCCATTGCAGGAAGGGCTGGGTTTCCGGGTGTGTCTTGAAGAAGGCACCGGCTTTTTCCGGGTCGGGCTTGCCGGTGCCCGGTTGCGGTGCGGTGGCCTGTTGCAGGGCAAAGAAGCTGGCGACGTCGCGGACGACGAAGACCGGCATGGCGTTCATGCCGGTACGCCATTCCTGGCCGTCCTTGGGCAGGAAGCGCAGCGCCAGGCTGCGGATCGGGGCCGCACCGTCACTGGCCTTGGGGTTGCCACCGGGAATGGCCAGGCGCCCCACTACCGGCACGCGGCCGACGGAGAACAGGCTGGCGCGGGACAGATCGGCCAGCCCGCCGTTGCTGTCGAAGTGTCCGATCACGCACAAGCCCTTGGCGTGGTTGCGCCGATAGCCGGGATAAACGCCGCCGTTGTGCTCCAGGGTGTTGATGACCTTGTCCGGGGTGAGGCGCTGCGGGTCGAGCCAGCCGGCGACGTAGGCGAAGACGGCGGCCACGCCGAGTACCACGGCGCCGATGGCGGCCAGGCGCAGGGGCACGTTGGGTGTGGGTGTTTCTGTCATTTCCAGCTCCTCAGGCTTA harbors:
- a CDS encoding DUF2790 domain-containing protein, which produces MKRLLAVACLFTSCAALAAQDAPPVEDYHFGQKLDIKRVVQAPELDFCGIREVEMIYEDSAGQRHTLRYPVWGQGCGNEN
- a CDS encoding cytochrome b, with the protein product MKPTYFPLSLRVLHWLMAVLVLAMLLIGLGMVASVSPRHAALVAIHKPLGAALLVLVLLRILVRLTHRIPALPSDMPGWQRSAAHLSHLALYGLLLAQPLVGWTMQSAGGYPVVLWGGFELPALVAPSVQLHAILRSAHSVIAYALLATILVHLAAALFHGLIRRDEVLPSMTGAPMPRTTSSGERP
- a CDS encoding catalase family peroxidase, whose amino-acid sequence is MTETPTPNVPLRLAAIGAVVLGVAAVFAYVAGWLDPQRLTPDKVINTLEHNGGVYPGYRRNHAKGLCVIGHFDSNGGLADLSRASLFSVGRVPVVGRLAIPGGNPKASDGAAPIRSLALRFLPKDGQEWRTGMNAMPVFVVRDVASFFALQQATAPQPGTGKPDPEKAGAFFKTHPETQPFLQWVKSSTPSSSYANSAYYGLNAFYLVNKDGKEQPVRWSVQPEAPVEPLAAEKRGDADFLADELAQRIAAGPLRWRLQFTLGEPGDSTSDATQAWPAGRRTVDAGELVIERLQPEIGGDCRDVNYDPLILPDGIRASDDPLLSARSAAYSESFNRRTREQAQETH